In the genome of Deltaproteobacteria bacterium, one region contains:
- a CDS encoding DUF5615 family PIN-like protein codes for MILWLDAHISPKLCPWIHRQFAVEALHVRDLGLREAEDPEIFDKARAAKVVVFTKDEDFVDLVDRLGTPPQVLWLRCGNMANARLLSILSRTLPDALELLRQGEGVVEISLPEGERGGRTPIRPPLSRRRGGSATGAGGARGKQTRRAR; via the coding sequence GTGATCCTCTGGCTGGACGCCCACATCTCTCCAAAGCTCTGTCCGTGGATTCATCGACAGTTTGCCGTGGAGGCGCTGCACGTCCGCGATCTGGGCCTGCGAGAAGCGGAAGACCCAGAGATCTTCGACAAGGCGCGCGCGGCGAAGGTAGTCGTTTTCACGAAGGACGAAGATTTTGTCGATCTCGTGGATCGGCTCGGCACGCCACCTCAGGTCTTGTGGCTCCGGTGTGGGAACATGGCAAACGCTCGTCTCTTGTCCATCCTTTCCCGCACGCTTCCGGATGCACTCGAACTCCTGCGCCAGGGCGAGGGGGTCGTGGAGATCAGCCTGCCAGAAGGCGAACGTGGGGGCCGAACACCTATAAGGCCTCCGTTGTCAAGAAGACGCGGCGGTAGCGCCACGGGGGCGGGGGGCGCTCGCGGGAAGCAGACGCGGCGGGCACGCTGA
- a CDS encoding DUF433 domain-containing protein, with product MAQLMDRITVNPRQCGGRPCVRGMRIRVSDVLELLASGMTPKQIIREHPDLEIEDIHACLRFASSRASHAVVLP from the coding sequence ATGGCTCAATTGATGGATCGGATCACCGTCAACCCGCGGCAATGCGGAGGGCGTCCGTGCGTTCGCGGCATGCGGATTCGCGTGTCCGACGTTTTGGAGCTTCTCGCTTCCGGAATGACCCCGAAGCAGATCATCCGGGAACATCCTGATCTCGAAATCGAGGACATCCATGCCTGCTTGCGGTTTGCGAGCAGTCGCGCCAGCCATGCCGTGGTCCTTCCGTGA
- a CDS encoding addiction module toxin RelE produces MRHLDAIEAKYLGLIRTTIKEQLSYEPFDETTNRKPLLRQSPFGDNIWEIRFGPQNRLRVFYCCDPDEARRVLVEAIGVKRGHRLTIGGQEVKYES; encoded by the coding sequence GTGCGCCATCTGGACGCAATCGAGGCAAAGTACTTGGGTTTGATCCGTACGACGATCAAGGAGCAGTTGTCGTATGAACCGTTCGACGAAACGACGAATCGCAAGCCGCTGCTTCGGCAGTCTCCATTCGGAGACAACATCTGGGAGATTCGCTTCGGCCCGCAAAACCGCTTGCGCGTCTTCTACTGTTGCGATCCGGACGAGGCTCGCCGCGTGCTCGTCGAGGCGATCGGAGTCAAACGAGGACACCGGCTCACGATCGGTGGCCAGGAGGTGAAGTATGAGAGCTAG
- a CDS encoding type II toxin-antitoxin system prevent-host-death family antitoxin → MAQAKARFSEMIDAARGGEPVVVTRHGEPVVAVVPVPLDPDERERFLLAHNPIFRSIIEVSRDSGEPIPHDDIWRLVAKHRRLAEQEPSSRRSTKTRRS, encoded by the coding sequence GTGGCGCAGGCCAAGGCGCGTTTCAGCGAGATGATCGACGCCGCGCGCGGCGGCGAACCGGTCGTCGTTACTCGCCACGGTGAGCCTGTCGTCGCAGTTGTCCCCGTGCCGCTCGATCCTGACGAGCGCGAGCGCTTTCTCCTGGCACATAACCCGATCTTCCGGAGTATCATCGAGGTGTCGCGCGACAGCGGTGAACCGATTCCTCACGACGACATCTGGCGGCTGGTGGCGAAACATCGTCGTCTGGCCGAACAGGAGCCTTCCAGCCGACGGAGCACAAAGACGCGCCGCAGCTGA